In Amycolatopsis endophytica, the following are encoded in one genomic region:
- a CDS encoding thiamine pyrophosphate-binding protein → MTKTGAQHLADALLELGAEVVFGLPGVHNLPIWEALADSPLRLIGVRHEQTAGYAADGFARATGRLGVAIVTTGPGAANTIAAVGEAMASGSPVLVIATDIPASLRRPGMVRGVLHETSDQAALFAPVTKAAFTVEKPEDLAPTVLRAARLALRPQSGPVYVGVPADFLRHNGFRGADPELTEPFPALALSDLDAARRMLAMASKPLIWAGGGAVRAGAGQAIGQLAEKLAAPVVTTFAARGLLPPAHPCAAPNPVHAPEVGVLWDEADVVLGIGTDFDGLMTQNWLMPKPPKLVVINVDPKDAAKNYPPDITLVGDARDVVPQLLQGLPARPGLAELTERLRRISDQVRRRVRDEEPQAADFLRTLEETLPERAMLVADMCIAGYWAGGFHRVPAPHRFAYPMGWGTLGFGFPAAIGAAAAGAGRVVCISGDGGFLYGCGDLATLAQESLPVTVIIVDDGGYGMLRFDQDREGLPQRGVNLHTPDFVGLARSFGVDAGRVDGFGRAFRRLLGEFVRSDEPNVLVVRAALKPPVNTSPRWYRARRSGR, encoded by the coding sequence GTGACGAAGACCGGCGCCCAGCACCTCGCGGATGCGCTGCTCGAACTCGGGGCCGAGGTCGTGTTCGGTCTCCCGGGCGTGCACAATCTGCCGATCTGGGAGGCGCTCGCGGACAGTCCGCTGCGGCTGATCGGCGTCCGGCACGAGCAGACCGCCGGCTACGCCGCGGACGGGTTCGCCAGGGCGACCGGCAGGCTCGGTGTCGCGATCGTGACGACCGGCCCTGGCGCGGCGAACACGATCGCGGCGGTCGGCGAGGCGATGGCGTCGGGTTCGCCGGTGCTGGTGATCGCCACCGACATCCCGGCGAGCCTGCGGCGACCCGGCATGGTGCGCGGGGTGCTGCACGAGACCAGCGACCAGGCGGCGTTGTTCGCGCCGGTGACGAAGGCGGCGTTCACAGTCGAGAAGCCCGAGGACCTGGCGCCCACGGTGCTGCGCGCCGCGCGGCTGGCGCTGCGCCCGCAGAGCGGTCCCGTATATGTCGGTGTTCCGGCGGACTTCCTGCGGCACAACGGTTTCCGCGGCGCGGACCCGGAGTTGACGGAGCCGTTCCCGGCGTTGGCGTTGTCGGATCTCGACGCGGCCCGGCGCATGCTGGCGATGGCGTCGAAACCGTTGATCTGGGCCGGTGGTGGCGCGGTGCGTGCCGGGGCCGGGCAGGCGATCGGGCAGCTGGCGGAAAAGCTGGCGGCGCCGGTGGTCACGACCTTCGCCGCTCGTGGCCTGCTTCCGCCCGCGCACCCGTGTGCCGCGCCGAACCCGGTGCACGCGCCCGAGGTGGGGGTGCTGTGGGACGAGGCCGATGTGGTGCTGGGAATCGGTACCGATTTCGACGGGCTCATGACGCAGAACTGGCTGATGCCCAAGCCGCCGAAGCTCGTCGTGATCAACGTCGACCCGAAGGACGCGGCCAAGAACTACCCGCCCGACATCACGCTCGTCGGCGATGCACGGGATGTGGTGCCGCAGTTGCTGCAGGGGTTGCCGGCGCGGCCGGGGCTGGCGGAGCTGACCGAGCGGTTGCGGCGGATCTCGGATCAGGTGCGCCGCCGGGTTCGCGACGAGGAGCCGCAGGCCGCGGATTTTCTGCGCACGCTGGAGGAAACGCTACCGGAGCGCGCGATGCTCGTGGCGGACATGTGCATCGCCGGATACTGGGCAGGCGGTTTCCACCGGGTGCCCGCGCCGCACCGGTTCGCCTATCCGATGGGCTGGGGCACGCTCGGCTTCGGTTTCCCGGCGGCGATCGGCGCGGCGGCCGCCGGGGCGGGCAGGGTGGTGTGCATCAGCGGCGACGGTGGTTTCCTGTACGGATGCGGTGACCTGGCCACGTTGGCGCAGGAGTCGCTGCCGGTGACCGTGATCATCGTCGATGACGGCGGCTACGGCATGCTGCGTTTCGACCAGGACCGGGAGGGGCTGCCGCAGCGCGGGGTCAACCTGCACACACCGGATTTCGTGGGCCTGGCCCGCTCCTTCGGCGTCGACGCGGGCCGGGTGGACGGCTTCGGCCGCGCCTTCCGCCGGCTCCTGGGCGAGTTCGTCCGCAGCGACGAGCCCAATGTCCTTGTCGTGCGAGCCGCGCTGAAACCCCCGGTGAACACCTCGCCGCGCTGGTACCGCGCGCGCCGTTCGGGCCGCTGA
- a CDS encoding flavodoxin family protein, producing the protein MRATILNCTLKPSPEESNTDALAEVVAAGLRQLGTEIRTIRLVDHNIKPGVSSDMGEGDDWPRIREEVLNSEILVVATPTWVGHPSSIAQRMLERMDAMLSETKDDGTPVAYNRVAGVVVTGNEDGAHHVISEISGGLNEIGFTIPGQAWVYWNMGPGPGPSYTDTDHGHQYAHQVAGLMAKNLYATAVALRENPVPASVDRGED; encoded by the coding sequence ATGCGCGCGACCATCCTGAACTGCACCTTGAAGCCCTCACCGGAGGAGTCGAACACCGACGCCCTGGCCGAGGTCGTCGCCGCCGGCCTGCGTCAACTCGGTACCGAGATTCGCACCATCCGGCTGGTCGACCACAACATCAAACCCGGCGTCAGCAGCGACATGGGCGAGGGAGACGATTGGCCGCGGATCCGGGAGGAGGTTCTCAACTCCGAGATCCTCGTCGTGGCCACGCCGACCTGGGTCGGTCACCCCTCGTCGATCGCCCAGCGGATGCTAGAGCGCATGGACGCCATGCTGTCCGAGACCAAAGACGACGGCACCCCGGTCGCCTACAATCGCGTCGCCGGCGTCGTGGTCACCGGCAACGAGGACGGCGCCCACCACGTGATCAGCGAGATCAGCGGCGGCCTCAACGAAATCGGCTTCACCATCCCCGGCCAGGCATGGGTCTACTGGAACATGGGCCCGGGGCCGGGACCCAGCTACACCGACACCGACCACGGCCACCAGTACGCACACCAGGTCGCCGGCCTGATGGCGAAGAACCTCTACGCGACCGCCGTCGCACTGCGGGAGAACCCGGTACCCGCCTCGGTCGACCGCGGCGAGGACTGA
- a CDS encoding DUF2795 domain-containing protein: MSTPNPIQMQKFLSGVDYPCQRDELVDHAQSQGAPDDILDHLRQLPDREYDGPNAVSAEFSNT, encoded by the coding sequence ATGTCGACGCCGAATCCGATTCAGATGCAGAAGTTCCTGTCCGGAGTGGACTACCCGTGCCAGCGGGACGAGCTGGTGGACCACGCGCAGAGCCAGGGCGCGCCGGACGACATCCTGGACCACCTGCGGCAGCTGCCGGACCGCGAGTACGACGGCCCGAACGCGGTGTCCGCCGAGTTCTCGAACACCTGA
- a CDS encoding alpha/beta fold hydrolase encodes MMDYLSIPTAAGSFDAIAAGPADGRPVLLLHGFPEAAISWEHQVAVLGDRGYRAVAPDQRGYSPGVRPDTAAEYGMDEIVGDVLAIADALEWPRFDLVGHDWGGAAAWWTASEHPGRLRTLTAVSTPHPGALSAALRTDEDQQMRSQYMRDWRSSGTEKRMLANNAEALRRMFEWKVPPSRVDEYLRRLSEPGALTAALNWYRANRPRAEIGKVSVPTLYVWSTDDVALGSTAALDTENWVTGAYSFQMLEDVSHWVPEEVPEVLTALLLEHLGAF; translated from the coding sequence GTGATGGACTACCTGAGCATCCCGACCGCGGCCGGTTCGTTCGACGCGATCGCCGCCGGACCCGCCGACGGCAGGCCCGTCCTGCTGCTGCACGGGTTCCCCGAGGCCGCCATCTCGTGGGAACACCAGGTCGCGGTGCTGGGCGACCGCGGGTACCGGGCGGTGGCGCCGGACCAGCGCGGCTACTCCCCGGGCGTGCGCCCGGACACGGCCGCGGAGTACGGCATGGACGAGATCGTCGGCGATGTCCTCGCCATCGCCGACGCACTGGAGTGGCCCCGCTTCGACCTGGTCGGCCACGACTGGGGAGGGGCCGCCGCGTGGTGGACGGCATCCGAACACCCCGGACGGCTGCGTACGCTCACCGCGGTGTCCACCCCGCACCCCGGCGCACTGAGCGCGGCGTTGCGGACGGACGAGGACCAGCAGATGCGCTCGCAGTACATGCGGGACTGGCGTTCGAGCGGCACGGAAAAGCGCATGCTCGCCAACAACGCCGAAGCCCTGCGACGCATGTTCGAGTGGAAGGTCCCACCCAGCCGGGTCGACGAATACCTCAGGCGCCTGTCCGAGCCCGGGGCCCTGACCGCGGCCCTGAACTGGTACCGGGCCAACCGCCCCCGAGCCGAGATTGGCAAGGTCTCGGTGCCGACGCTCTACGTGTGGAGCACCGACGACGTCGCACTGGGCTCCACGGCCGCCTTGGACACCGAGAACTGGGTCACCGGGGCGTACTCGTTCCAGATGCTGGAGGACGTGTCGCACTGGGTCCCGGAGGAGGTGCCGGAGGTCCTGACCGCGCTACTGCTGGAGCACCTGGGAGCCTTCTGA
- the styA gene encoding styrene monooxygenase subunit StyA has product MAGIGIVGAGVAGLHLGLQLRQHDVDVTIYSDRTIEQLSGGRLPNSVAHHHTTVARERLLGVDHWDADEYFYFGHHHYLGLPEPLSFPGFFSAPSRALDYRIYLPRLLEDFVERGGNLRIRPVDPADVTELSERHDLVVVASGRGSLSAMFPRRAGKSPYDSPQRKLCAGLYEGIAHSEPRGVTMSISPGNGELLEIPLFSFAGHVTALLFENIPGGDTEILAETRYDDDPAGFEKLVLEKTRRHHPRTFERIDPARFRLTGPLDLLQGGVLPSVREDYTRLPNGKYVVALGDAHVVVDPVVGQGANCASYSAWELGQTILEDRGFDERFCRKVALRRENVVHATADWTNLMVRTPPAPHLLRMLGAMSANQAVADTFTDNFAHPDRQWDILATPERVQHFLARHGMAG; this is encoded by the coding sequence ATGGCGGGAATCGGGATCGTCGGGGCCGGGGTGGCCGGCCTGCACCTGGGCCTGCAGCTGCGGCAGCACGACGTCGACGTCACGATCTACAGCGACCGGACGATCGAACAGCTCTCCGGCGGGCGGCTGCCCAACAGCGTCGCGCACCACCACACGACGGTCGCCCGCGAGCGGCTGCTCGGTGTCGACCACTGGGACGCCGACGAGTACTTCTACTTCGGACACCACCACTACCTCGGCCTGCCGGAGCCGTTGTCGTTCCCCGGTTTCTTCAGCGCGCCGTCACGGGCACTGGACTACCGCATCTACCTGCCGCGGCTCCTCGAAGACTTCGTCGAGCGCGGCGGGAACCTGCGGATCCGGCCGGTCGACCCGGCCGACGTGACAGAGTTGTCGGAACGGCACGACCTCGTCGTGGTGGCGTCCGGGCGAGGCAGCCTGAGCGCGATGTTCCCGCGCCGGGCCGGCAAGTCGCCCTACGACAGCCCGCAGCGCAAGCTGTGCGCCGGGCTCTACGAAGGCATCGCACACTCCGAACCACGCGGTGTCACGATGAGCATTTCGCCCGGCAACGGGGAACTGCTGGAGATTCCGCTCTTCTCCTTCGCCGGGCACGTGACGGCGCTGCTGTTCGAGAACATTCCGGGCGGCGACACGGAAATCCTCGCGGAGACGCGTTACGACGACGATCCGGCCGGTTTCGAGAAGCTGGTACTGGAGAAGACGCGGCGGCACCACCCGCGGACGTTCGAGCGCATCGACCCGGCCCGGTTCCGGCTGACCGGACCGCTGGACCTGTTGCAGGGCGGGGTGTTGCCGTCCGTGCGCGAGGACTACACGCGGCTGCCGAACGGGAAGTACGTGGTCGCGCTCGGTGACGCGCACGTGGTGGTGGACCCGGTCGTCGGGCAGGGCGCGAACTGCGCGTCGTACTCGGCGTGGGAGCTGGGACAGACCATCCTCGAAGACCGGGGGTTCGACGAGCGGTTCTGCCGAAAGGTGGCGCTGCGCAGGGAAAACGTCGTGCACGCGACGGCGGACTGGACCAACCTGATGGTCCGCACCCCGCCCGCGCCGCACCTGCTGCGGATGCTCGGAGCGATGTCGGCGAACCAGGCGGTCGCGGACACGTTCACCGACAACTTCGCCCACCCCGACCGGCAATGGGACATCCTCGCGACACCCGAACGGGTGCAGCACTTCCTGGCGCGGCACGGGATGGCCGGATAA
- a CDS encoding flavin reductase family protein — protein sequence MPGTSLGDHSAVDPTRFRRTMGRFTSGVTVITTVDGEHVHGMTANGFLSVSLDPPLVLVSLGRRSRMAGLLRHTGRYAVSVLADDQQDHSRHFAGQPVHGLRPEFHHHDGFAFLDGALSHIGCDVVEVYPAGDHLLFLGRVTQLSYSDAEPLVFFTGSYRALH from the coding sequence GTGCCCGGGACGTCACTCGGTGACCACTCGGCCGTCGACCCCACGCGCTTCCGCCGCACCATGGGACGGTTCACCAGCGGCGTCACCGTGATCACCACGGTCGACGGTGAGCACGTGCACGGCATGACCGCCAACGGATTCCTGTCGGTGTCCCTGGATCCGCCGCTGGTCCTGGTGTCACTCGGCCGCCGCTCGCGCATGGCCGGACTGCTGCGCCACACCGGCCGGTACGCGGTCAGCGTCCTGGCCGACGACCAGCAGGATCACTCGCGGCATTTCGCCGGGCAACCGGTGCACGGGCTGCGTCCGGAGTTCCACCACCACGACGGCTTCGCGTTCCTCGACGGCGCGCTCAGCCACATCGGCTGCGATGTCGTCGAGGTGTATCCGGCCGGGGACCACCTGCTGTTCCTCGGCCGCGTGACCCAACTGTCCTATTCGGACGCCGAACCGCTGGTCTTCTTCACCGGTTCCTATCGCGCACTGCACTGA
- a CDS encoding IclR family transcriptional regulator, with translation MTRATKGSGVEAKPGVRAQTLDRALDVLDVLADGQPRTSHQIADAAGLHRSIVYRILRTLEDRQLARRTAEGRYTLGLGLLVLSRTVLGDVQARLHEVLGELADSVGATAFFAVPRGGQVVAVVTVEPTRVTVAYRPWTRAPLDRGACGLAIQSTGPAHPDERPEVGLARQTGYVRTVGEIHAGLTEIAAPVRLAHGAAGSVAVVFVPGDVDEERAVNAVRRTAIHLTQPESEVWEL, from the coding sequence GTGACCCGGGCAACGAAGGGGAGCGGGGTGGAGGCCAAGCCGGGGGTCCGTGCGCAGACGCTGGACCGGGCGCTCGACGTACTGGACGTCCTCGCCGACGGGCAACCGCGCACGAGCCACCAGATCGCCGACGCGGCCGGGCTGCACCGCTCGATCGTCTACCGGATCCTGCGCACGCTGGAAGACCGCCAGCTCGCCCGCCGCACCGCCGAGGGCCGCTACACGCTGGGGCTCGGCCTGCTCGTCCTGTCGCGCACGGTTCTCGGTGACGTGCAGGCGCGCCTGCACGAGGTGCTCGGTGAACTCGCCGACAGCGTGGGCGCGACGGCGTTCTTCGCGGTGCCACGAGGTGGTCAGGTCGTGGCGGTGGTGACCGTCGAACCCACCCGGGTCACCGTCGCCTACCGGCCGTGGACGCGGGCGCCGCTGGACCGCGGGGCGTGCGGGCTGGCGATCCAGTCCACGGGTCCCGCGCATCCGGACGAGCGTCCCGAGGTCGGCCTGGCTCGCCAGACCGGGTATGTGCGCACGGTCGGCGAGATCCACGCCGGGCTCACCGAGATCGCCGCGCCGGTCCGGCTCGCCCACGGCGCCGCAGGCAGCGTGGCCGTGGTGTTCGTGCCGGGTGACGTGGACGAGGAGAGGGCCGTGAACGCGGTGCGGCGCACCGCGATCCACCTCACCCAGCCGGAGTCCGAGGTCTGGGAGCTGTAG
- a CDS encoding PaaX family transcriptional regulator — MSRRREVSHTSARSVLMTVLGEFVLPRERPVWTSTLVDVLATFGIEEKSARQALARTAAEGWLVSERQGRRVRWSLTPPGRRLLTEGAERIYGFGREATPWDGTWLMLLVSVPETKRDLRHSLRTRLTWAGFGSPTPGVWISPDPSRQCEADSIVRDLGLDAEAMSFVASYGQIGDEEAMVARAWDLTALDERYEGFIDEFAALAPASGEAVLHAQTRLVHEWRRFPFLDPRLPGRLLPANWSGAKAAELFHRRHVEWRPAAQQHWDELVGEEEAA; from the coding sequence GTGAGCAGGCGGCGCGAGGTCAGCCACACGAGCGCGCGGTCGGTCCTGATGACCGTGCTCGGCGAGTTCGTCCTGCCCCGCGAGCGGCCGGTCTGGACCTCCACCCTCGTCGACGTGCTGGCCACGTTCGGCATCGAGGAGAAGTCGGCCCGCCAGGCGCTCGCCCGCACCGCCGCGGAGGGCTGGCTGGTGTCCGAGCGGCAGGGCCGCCGCGTGCGGTGGTCGCTCACCCCGCCGGGCAGGCGGCTGCTGACCGAAGGCGCCGAGCGCATCTACGGTTTCGGCCGCGAGGCCACGCCGTGGGACGGCACCTGGCTGATGCTGCTGGTGTCCGTGCCCGAGACGAAACGGGACCTGCGGCACAGCCTGCGCACGCGTCTGACGTGGGCCGGGTTCGGTTCGCCGACGCCGGGCGTGTGGATCAGCCCGGACCCGAGCCGCCAGTGCGAGGCGGATTCGATCGTGCGGGACCTCGGCCTGGACGCCGAGGCGATGTCGTTCGTCGCGTCCTACGGGCAGATCGGCGACGAGGAAGCGATGGTCGCCCGCGCCTGGGACCTGACCGCGCTGGACGAGCGGTACGAGGGGTTCATCGACGAGTTCGCCGCGCTGGCGCCCGCATCGGGTGAGGCGGTGCTGCACGCGCAGACCCGTTTGGTGCACGAGTGGCGCCGTTTCCCGTTCCTCGACCCGCGCCTGCCCGGCCGCCTGCTGCCCGCGAACTGGAGCGGCGCCAAGGCGGCCGAACTGTTCCACCGCAGGCACGTCGAGTGGCGCCCGGCGGCGCAGCAGCACTGGGACGAACTGGTCGGCGAGGAAGAAGCGGCCTGA
- a CDS encoding winged helix-turn-helix domain-containing protein — MENRPENPLPEHPIRVALLDLLADLGTVTANEASRRLGHSSGLCSFHLRQLARLGLIEEAPRGRGRVKPWRLRWESETESAEFDLHAEGSGGEAFSATLHLTPAERNDLAVSVRKLIKHYQDRIPERAGTQAVSVNFQAFPAPAERAGQ; from the coding sequence GTGGAGAACCGACCCGAGAACCCCCTGCCCGAGCACCCGATCCGGGTCGCGCTCCTGGACCTGCTCGCCGACCTGGGCACCGTGACCGCGAACGAGGCCAGCCGGCGCCTCGGGCACAGCTCCGGCCTGTGCTCCTTCCACCTGCGTCAGCTCGCCCGGCTGGGCCTGATCGAGGAAGCGCCGCGGGGCCGCGGCCGGGTCAAACCATGGCGGCTGCGATGGGAATCGGAGACGGAATCCGCGGAATTCGATCTCCACGCCGAAGGTTCCGGTGGCGAAGCGTTCTCCGCCACGCTGCACCTGACACCCGCGGAGCGGAATGATCTCGCCGTGTCAGTGCGGAAACTGATCAAGCATTATCAGGATCGCATCCCGGAACGGGCCGGAACACAGGCGGTCTCGGTCAATTTCCAGGCGTTTCCGGCACCCGCCGAGCGTGCCGGTCAATAA
- the def gene encoding peptide deformylase encodes MAVYVQGRPVGDCPRVLPEAERGTPRRITEIGEPILARPCRTATEFGTAELAALIDDMFATLYVAEGAGLAANQVDVDLRLFVWDCWDEYGDRHIGHILNPVLDEEPVSSRRLLEAPEGCLSVPGPYAKLPRAEHAVVRGVDQDGNSLVVEGRGYFARCLQHESDHLDGGLYVDRLPQRKRKSVMREMQKSRDEVMARRAELTRSRSPEGR; translated from the coding sequence ATGGCCGTTTACGTGCAGGGACGTCCGGTCGGGGACTGCCCGCGGGTGCTGCCGGAAGCCGAACGGGGTACGCCGCGGCGGATCACCGAGATCGGCGAGCCGATCCTCGCGCGCCCGTGCCGCACGGCGACCGAGTTCGGGACCGCGGAGCTGGCCGCCCTGATCGACGACATGTTCGCGACGCTGTACGTCGCCGAGGGCGCCGGTCTCGCCGCCAACCAGGTGGACGTCGACCTGCGGTTGTTCGTGTGGGACTGCTGGGACGAGTACGGCGACCGGCACATCGGCCACATCCTCAACCCGGTGCTCGACGAGGAGCCGGTGTCCTCCCGTCGCCTGCTCGAAGCGCCCGAAGGCTGCTTGTCGGTGCCCGGACCGTATGCGAAGCTGCCGCGGGCCGAGCACGCCGTGGTGCGCGGCGTCGATCAGGACGGCAACTCGCTGGTAGTCGAGGGGCGCGGGTACTTCGCGCGATGCCTGCAGCACGAGTCCGACCACCTCGACGGCGGCCTCTACGTCGACCGGCTGCCGCAGCGCAAACGCAAGTCGGTGATGCGGGAAATGCAGAAGTCACGCGACGAGGTGATGGCCCGTCGCGCGGAACTCACCCGATCTCGTTCACCAGAAGGTCGCTGA
- the pepE gene encoding dipeptidase PepE, which produces MRLLLLSNSTAPGRGYLEHATDALAEVLADVRRLVFVPFALADHDGYTSTVAKALAPFGVEVAGAHQDDPIKLLNSAQAVFTGGGNTFRLLRQLYRRELLAPIRDRVAHGTVYIGSSAGTNVACPTIRTTNDMPIVQPPAFDAAGFVPFQINPHYTDPDTNSTHMGETREERIEQFLEENDVPVLGMREGTWLRREDRELTLGGDAPGARLFQRGSEPAELRPGADLSDLLVNEIG; this is translated from the coding sequence ATGCGTCTGCTGCTGCTGTCCAACTCGACCGCGCCCGGACGCGGCTACCTGGAGCACGCCACCGACGCGCTGGCCGAAGTGCTCGCCGACGTGCGGCGTCTGGTGTTCGTGCCGTTCGCCCTCGCCGACCACGACGGCTACACCTCGACCGTCGCCAAGGCCCTCGCCCCGTTCGGCGTCGAGGTCGCCGGCGCACACCAGGACGATCCCATCAAGCTCCTCAACTCCGCCCAGGCCGTGTTCACCGGAGGCGGCAACACGTTCCGGCTGCTGCGCCAGCTCTACCGCCGCGAACTGCTGGCCCCGATCCGCGACCGGGTCGCGCACGGCACCGTCTACATCGGATCGAGCGCGGGCACGAACGTCGCCTGCCCCACCATCCGCACCACCAACGACATGCCCATCGTGCAACCGCCCGCGTTCGACGCGGCCGGGTTCGTGCCGTTCCAGATCAACCCGCACTACACCGACCCCGACACGAACTCCACCCACATGGGCGAAACGCGTGAGGAACGCATCGAACAGTTCCTCGAGGAGAACGACGTCCCGGTGCTCGGCATGCGCGAAGGCACCTGGCTTCGCCGCGAGGACCGGGAACTCACCCTGGGCGGCGACGCACCGGGCGCGCGGCTGTTCCAGCGCGGCTCGGAACCGGCCGAACTGCGTCCCGGCGCGGACCTCAGCGACCTTCTGGTGAACGAGATCGGGTGA
- a CDS encoding TIGR03667 family PPOX class F420-dependent oxidoreductase — protein sequence MAGDVLPDADSPFGRRVRERLDTERVIWLTTVGADGTPQPNPVWFLWADGGFLIYNRPDAKRLDHVLDRPQAALHFNSDDGGGDITVFRGLARPIDTQPAAHENPAYLAKYGDAMQRISGSVEKFGETYSRVLQVRVNGVRGF from the coding sequence ATGGCAGGTGACGTGCTTCCCGACGCGGACAGCCCGTTCGGGCGACGAGTCCGCGAACGACTCGACACTGAACGGGTGATCTGGTTGACCACGGTGGGCGCCGACGGCACCCCGCAACCGAACCCGGTGTGGTTCCTGTGGGCTGACGGCGGTTTCCTGATCTACAACCGCCCCGACGCGAAGCGTCTCGACCACGTCCTGGACCGGCCCCAGGCCGCGCTCCACTTCAACAGTGACGACGGTGGCGGGGACATCACCGTGTTCCGGGGCCTGGCCCGCCCCATCGACACCCAGCCCGCGGCCCACGAGAACCCCGCGTACCTGGCGAAGTACGGCGATGCGATGCAGCGGATCAGCGGCAGCGTGGAGAAGTTCGGTGAAACCTATTCGCGGGTGCTTCAGGTCCGGGTGAACGGGGTGCGCGGCTTCTAG
- a CDS encoding IS630 family transposase: protein MARAPEVFARSLEPEEAQRLVKITRSTRDRVRLRRSGIVLASTQGRSAGEIAAMFAASEGYVREVIHAFNDSGFAALSPKWRGGRPAKFGPAARDQICRIAACQPAELGLPFTTWSLTKLVEYLAEHAWIRASTETVRQILRKEGVSWQATKTWKASKDPDFVAKKTRILDLYDRPPTDGRVICVDEFGPLNLQPRPGRGWFPRGRPARLRATYTRTKGIRHMFAALDLATGQMFYRFRDRKRWPQFLDFCKQLRRRFPAGKLYLVCDNYGPHGKAEVTAWCAANGIELVYTPTNASWLNWIECEFTAVRYFTLDGSDYPSHAAQEAAIAGYLRWRNRHCHPKRHFAVNSKIRRPDYLPNVA, encoded by the coding sequence ATGGCACGTGCGCCGGAGGTGTTCGCGCGGTCGTTGGAGCCCGAAGAGGCCCAGCGGCTGGTCAAGATCACGAGGTCGACCCGGGATCGGGTGCGGCTGCGACGGTCCGGGATCGTGCTGGCCTCGACCCAAGGCCGGTCCGCGGGCGAGATCGCAGCGATGTTCGCCGCGAGCGAGGGGTATGTGCGGGAGGTGATCCACGCGTTCAACGACTCCGGGTTCGCGGCGTTGTCCCCAAAATGGAGGGGCGGCCGCCCAGCTAAGTTCGGGCCGGCCGCCCGGGATCAGATCTGCCGCATCGCCGCCTGCCAGCCCGCTGAGCTTGGGTTGCCGTTCACCACCTGGAGCCTGACCAAACTGGTCGAGTATTTAGCCGAGCACGCGTGGATCAGGGCGAGCACCGAGACCGTCCGGCAGATCCTGCGCAAGGAAGGCGTGTCCTGGCAGGCGACGAAGACCTGGAAAGCCAGCAAAGACCCGGACTTCGTGGCCAAGAAGACTCGCATCCTCGACCTGTATGACCGACCACCCACGGACGGACGGGTGATCTGCGTCGATGAGTTCGGGCCGCTGAACCTGCAGCCCCGTCCCGGTCGCGGCTGGTTCCCTCGCGGCCGACCGGCCCGCCTGCGCGCGACCTACACCCGCACCAAGGGCATCCGGCACATGTTCGCCGCACTCGACCTCGCCACCGGGCAGATGTTCTACCGGTTCCGTGACCGCAAACGCTGGCCCCAGTTCCTCGACTTCTGCAAACAGCTACGCCGACGCTTCCCGGCCGGGAAGCTCTACCTGGTCTGCGACAACTACGGACCACACGGCAAGGCCGAGGTCACCGCGTGGTGCGCGGCCAACGGGATCGAGCTGGTCTACACACCCACCAACGCCTCCTGGCTGAACTGGATCGAATGCGAGTTCACCGCGGTCCGCTACTTCACCCTCGACGGCAGCGACTACCCCAGCCACGCCGCCCAAGAGGCCGCCATCGCCGGCTACCTGCGCTGGCGCAACCGCCACTGCCACCCAAAGCGTCACTTCGCCGTCAACTCCAAGATCCGCCGACCGGATTACCTACCCAACGTTGCTTGA
- a CDS encoding helix-turn-helix domain-containing protein has protein sequence MTAEDTLDTRLRALATRIRKLRRDRDLSQSDLAERAGVSRSVVAELERSRLAQGAPRPTRNITLDTLFRMAEALGVHPAELLDDRHG, from the coding sequence GTGACTGCCGAGGACACACTGGACACGCGCTTGCGCGCACTGGCGACGCGAATCCGCAAACTGCGCCGGGACCGCGACCTGAGCCAGTCCGACCTCGCCGAACGAGCCGGAGTATCGCGCTCGGTGGTCGCCGAACTGGAACGATCGCGGCTGGCGCAAGGAGCACCACGCCCGACGCGCAACATCACGCTCGACACCCTGTTCCGGATGGCCGAGGCACTGGGAGTGCACCCGGCAGAGCTACTGGACGACCGGCACGGGTGA